A genome region from candidate division KSB1 bacterium includes the following:
- a CDS encoding aldo/keto reductase, with protein sequence MDKKSNSSIKRRTFIKTLPAVGAGIAAFPYIHCGNSRPKPMTRSFGRLNHKVTTLGLGGQASLQWTPSDVDPVPIILKAFDLGVNYYDTSNLYGPSQSNYGKAFTQLDMIPGKAGYNESLRRSIFLTSKTHLRMGKGSSSLENVNNWSNGDGTGAVDDLKRSLSQIFGDGEGGYPKGAYLDMILLHSVTSMNDVEAVYTGLYDTDASAEQIGALAALRDYRDGSNLTGLNPKEEKLVRHIGFSGHYSPPVMMELIQRDTENVLDAVLVAVNSNDKFYFNMQNNLLPIASAKNMGIIGMKVFADGAMYSKGAHWSREPKHVVRTVGSSELESAPLVRYALTTPGVHTAIIGIGQISDDPAKCQLQQNYAAAQVAPDGMTEEERAILEQRTKQIKGSKTNYFQREYVPLSAPQNPGAVYHSRQGCSLKWDTAFAGQHPLDHYEIWRNGEKLGEVTTSTAGE encoded by the coding sequence ATGGATAAAAAATCAAATTCTTCAATCAAACGCCGCACGTTTATCAAGACTCTGCCCGCGGTCGGAGCCGGGATCGCCGCATTTCCCTATATTCATTGCGGGAATTCAAGACCAAAGCCCATGACACGTTCATTCGGCCGGCTGAATCATAAAGTCACCACCCTGGGACTGGGCGGACAGGCTTCGCTGCAATGGACCCCGTCTGATGTAGATCCGGTGCCTATCATTCTAAAAGCGTTTGATCTCGGCGTCAATTATTATGATACTTCCAACTTGTATGGACCCAGCCAAAGCAATTACGGTAAAGCCTTTACGCAGTTGGATATGATTCCCGGTAAAGCCGGATATAATGAATCCCTGCGCCGATCCATATTTCTAACCAGCAAAACCCATCTGCGCATGGGCAAAGGCAGCAGTTCTCTGGAAAACGTCAACAACTGGAGCAACGGCGACGGAACCGGCGCCGTGGATGATCTGAAACGCAGTCTGAGCCAGATATTCGGAGACGGCGAAGGTGGATATCCCAAAGGCGCCTATCTGGATATGATCCTGCTGCACAGCGTAACCAGCATGAACGACGTGGAAGCCGTTTATACCGGACTTTATGATACCGATGCATCAGCCGAACAGATCGGGGCTCTGGCAGCGCTGCGCGATTACCGCGACGGCAGCAATTTAACAGGACTGAATCCCAAAGAGGAAAAACTGGTTCGACATATCGGATTTTCCGGGCATTATTCTCCACCGGTGATGATGGAATTGATACAGCGGGACACGGAGAACGTTCTGGACGCCGTATTGGTGGCCGTGAATTCAAACGACAAGTTTTATTTTAATATGCAAAATAATCTGCTGCCCATCGCATCAGCGAAAAACATGGGTATTATCGGCATGAAAGTGTTTGCCGACGGCGCCATGTACAGCAAAGGCGCTCACTGGTCCAGAGAACCCAAACACGTGGTGCGCACGGTGGGTTCTTCCGAACTTGAAAGCGCTCCGCTGGTCCGCTATGCTCTGACGACCCCGGGTGTGCACACGGCAATCATCGGCATCGGTCAGATCAGTGATGACCCCGCCAAATGCCAGCTGCAGCAGAATTACGCCGCAGCCCAGGTTGCACCGGACGGCATGACTGAAGAAGAACGCGCGATACTTGAACAGCGAACCAAGCAAATCAAAGGCAGCAAAACCAATTACTTCCAGAGAGAATACGTTCCTCTGAGCGCTCCCCAAAATCCCGGCGCGGTTTATCATTCAAGGCAAGGGTGTTCGCTGAAATGGGATACGGCATTTGCCGGGCAGCATCCTCTGGATCACTATGAAATCTGGCGCAACGGCGAAAAACTCGGCGAAGTCACTACATCAACCGCAGGTGAGTAA
- the upp gene encoding uracil phosphoribosyltransferase, translating to MKNVICVEHPLSEHSLTILRDRSTLTADFKQRTQIVTNILFAEATRSLAVKEKTVSTPLTDMTGHIIKDNIILVPVLRAGLAMLFAAQQFVPWATAGFIGLERDEETAIAREYYQKFPEHLSKKKTIILDPMLATGGSLLSTISALYDKGASDIEIICIVAAPEGCELIANHYPDIKIYTAALDSHLNDQKIHCARTGRFRRPVFWYRLNHERLQSPDRGGGRSNSSSLLIHYGRS from the coding sequence ATGAAGAACGTTATCTGTGTGGAACACCCGTTATCTGAACATTCATTAACCATTTTACGGGACCGTTCAACACTGACCGCGGACTTTAAGCAACGCACGCAAATCGTCACCAATATACTGTTTGCAGAGGCCACGCGCAGCCTCGCGGTTAAAGAGAAAACCGTATCCACTCCGCTCACGGATATGACCGGGCACATCATCAAGGACAATATTATCCTGGTTCCGGTCCTGCGTGCGGGGCTGGCCATGCTGTTCGCCGCTCAGCAGTTTGTGCCCTGGGCAACGGCGGGCTTTATCGGACTGGAGCGGGATGAAGAAACCGCCATAGCCCGGGAATATTATCAGAAATTTCCAGAGCATTTGTCCAAAAAGAAAACCATTATTCTGGATCCCATGCTGGCCACAGGGGGGTCGCTGCTGAGTACAATCAGCGCTCTCTATGACAAGGGCGCCTCTGACATTGAGATCATCTGCATCGTAGCCGCTCCGGAGGGCTGCGAATTGATTGCGAATCATTATCCGGATATCAAAATTTATACAGCCGCACTGGATTCGCATCTTAACGATCAAAAAATACATTGTGCCCGGACTGGGAGATTTCGGCGACCGGTCTTTTGGTACCGATTGAATCATGAGCGGCTGCAATCCCCTGACAGGGGGGGCGGCCGTTCGAACTCCAGCTCACTCTTGATACACTATGGACGCTCATAA
- a CDS encoding RluA family pseudouridine synthase: MDAHNQTMIFTVPEQTQKERLDRFLSEKLTSVTRAKLKRLIDEGHVFVNGENCKAGFALRPGDEIVVHFPPPPPLNLQAENIPLDLLYEDEHLLVVNKPPGMVVHPAYGNMTGTLVNALLYHCNNLSDVGGSMRPGLVHRLDKDTSGCLVIAKNDVTHVGLAKQLSARKMEREYRAIVWGHVMQENGTVKAAIGRDKKTRIKMRVDESGKHAVTHFKILEHMALTSYIQLNLENRPNPSDPRAYDAFGTSGIFGFELRRARQTAESAEPQPGPVCQQAV; the protein is encoded by the coding sequence ATGGACGCTCATAATCAAACCATGATATTTACCGTTCCCGAGCAGACGCAAAAGGAACGGCTTGATAGATTTCTGTCTGAAAAGCTGACCTCCGTTACACGGGCCAAATTAAAGCGCCTGATTGATGAAGGACATGTGTTTGTAAACGGTGAGAACTGCAAGGCCGGATTTGCGCTGCGCCCCGGAGATGAGATCGTGGTGCATTTTCCGCCGCCGCCGCCTTTGAACCTGCAGGCAGAAAATATCCCCCTGGACCTCCTGTATGAGGATGAACATCTGCTGGTGGTGAACAAACCGCCCGGCATGGTGGTGCATCCGGCGTACGGTAACATGACAGGCACCCTGGTGAATGCACTGCTCTATCACTGCAACAACCTGTCGGATGTGGGCGGCAGCATGCGGCCCGGTCTGGTGCACCGTCTGGATAAAGACACTTCCGGTTGTCTGGTCATTGCCAAAAATGATGTAACGCATGTCGGTTTGGCCAAACAGCTGTCCGCCCGGAAAATGGAGCGAGAATACCGGGCCATTGTCTGGGGCCACGTGATGCAGGAAAACGGCACCGTAAAGGCAGCAATCGGGCGGGATAAAAAAACGCGTATCAAAATGCGCGTTGACGAGTCGGGCAAACACGCTGTGACGCATTTCAAAATCCTTGAACACATGGCCCTCACCTCTTACATTCAGCTGAACCTGGAGAACCGGCCAAACCCATCAGATCCGCGTGCATATGATGCATTTGGGACATCCGGTATTTTCGGATTCGAATTACGGCGGGCGCGGCAAACAGCTGAATCAGCTGAACCACAGCCAGGTCCAGTTTGTCAACAAGCTGTTTAA
- a CDS encoding BamA/TamA family outer membrane protein translates to MNLVFASDDAFYSGLSDAKQDVAERMQKKYLGDADELMRFNGDAEIKTDETITGHLFIVSGTLNIQGRVQGDVLAVFADVELGRQALVEGDIVIVNGKLWNRDGSIIRGDIVKTTVPLEAGEAKDHEVIRRRDDEPYTNKRDWLDDDHEPMYADYNRVDGLTIGYSLPQRGWWAEENHRYAILGWGGYSFASKDWQYKLALERWTQSDHRFGMGIALHDYTATQDAWLNCDHENALAAGLFKSDYRDYYIRSGFGIYAGQTLGRRTLLKLGYYEDEFYNINNHTNWALFGGKRNFRENPSALPPGLVVQKGKNASMLIKSIKAELTLDTRDDPQTPTRGWMINGLAEKTADDIGDNISFERYILDIRRYQPLSWDEVLSIRVRGATSSGLLPPLYLFDLGGISTLRGYKFKEFTGDRMLLGNIEYRMNASKVKVFDFDIILFLDTGLAWFANEDNRRYANGWMPDKGSLTDANNIDPRDTFDRLTWKDMKTDAGIGLAASDNTFRINIARRLDKRGSDFYVTFRICKTF, encoded by the coding sequence ATGAACCTAGTTTTTGCATCTGATGATGCGTTTTATTCCGGTCTGTCCGATGCAAAGCAGGATGTGGCCGAACGGATGCAGAAAAAATATCTCGGTGATGCGGATGAATTGATGAGATTCAACGGCGATGCCGAAATCAAGACGGATGAAACCATAACCGGACATCTGTTTATCGTATCCGGTACATTGAACATTCAGGGACGCGTTCAGGGCGACGTGCTGGCCGTATTTGCGGATGTCGAACTGGGACGGCAGGCGCTTGTTGAGGGTGACATTGTCATCGTAAACGGTAAATTATGGAACCGCGACGGCTCGATTATACGCGGGGACATTGTAAAGACCACTGTGCCGTTGGAAGCAGGCGAAGCAAAAGATCATGAGGTCATCCGGCGCCGGGACGATGAACCTTACACCAACAAACGCGACTGGCTGGACGACGATCATGAACCGATGTATGCTGATTACAATCGCGTAGACGGCCTGACCATCGGGTATTCCCTGCCCCAGCGCGGCTGGTGGGCTGAAGAAAATCATCGATACGCCATACTCGGATGGGGCGGATATTCCTTTGCCAGCAAAGACTGGCAGTATAAACTGGCGCTGGAACGCTGGACTCAGTCCGACCACCGCTTTGGAATGGGCATTGCTCTGCATGATTATACCGCCACCCAGGATGCATGGCTGAACTGCGATCATGAAAATGCTCTGGCTGCCGGATTGTTCAAATCGGATTACCGCGATTATTATATCCGTTCGGGATTCGGCATTTACGCCGGTCAAACGTTGGGCCGCCGCACTCTGCTCAAGCTGGGTTATTATGAAGATGAGTTTTACAATATTAACAATCATACCAACTGGGCCCTGTTCGGCGGAAAACGCAATTTTCGTGAAAACCCGTCCGCTCTTCCTCCGGGACTCGTTGTTCAGAAAGGTAAAAACGCAAGCATGCTGATCAAAAGCATAAAAGCTGAATTGACACTGGATACCCGTGATGATCCGCAGACGCCGACGCGCGGCTGGATGATCAACGGTCTGGCTGAAAAAACGGCGGACGACATCGGTGATAATATCAGTTTTGAACGCTATATCCTGGATATCCGGCGCTATCAGCCTCTTAGCTGGGATGAGGTTTTATCCATCCGGGTGCGCGGTGCAACCTCAAGCGGACTGCTGCCCCCCCTGTATCTATTCGATCTCGGCGGTATTTCTACACTTCGAGGTTATAAATTCAAGGAATTTACAGGAGACCGGATGCTGCTCGGTAATATCGAATATCGTATGAATGCCAGTAAAGTGAAAGTGTTTGACTTTGATATTATTCTGTTCCTGGATACCGGCCTCGCCTGGTTTGCCAACGAAGACAATCGCCGTTATGCCAACGGTTGGATGCCTGACAAAGGTTCTCTAACTGATGCCAATAATATCGATCCCCGGGACACCTTTGACCGGTTAACCTGGAAAGATATGAAAACCGATGCGGGAATCGGCCTGGCTGCATCTGATAACACCTTTCGCATTAACATAGCCCGGCGCCTTGATAAACGCGGCAGTGATTTCTATGTGACATTCAGAATTTGTAAAACGTTTTAA
- a CDS encoding LiaF-related protein: protein MKQLSTIILACFLMLTARTSTAFSMIEYQDTFVIKDHLSLELDIDGAELEVRSHASVNQCQVYIEYSKENCDVDVQFNPERGTLHVSTDSDFWKMKNNKGKAPSVKIDIPTGVKVEIDANIKAGEIEFKFGEIHLTGFELRNWAGETAIEFSKPNRELMKSFDVNCKVGEVNLLNLGNARFEEAEINSGIGELNVDFSGDLLEKVMARIDLDLGETHITVPEEPGAKLRVSKTFIVAEINIDDWFNKEGQYYYSKNYRTAEKSLYLIITTGLGELSIDSI from the coding sequence ATGAAACAGTTGAGTACCATCATTCTCGCATGTTTTTTAATGCTGACCGCCCGAACGAGCACAGCCTTTTCCATGATCGAATACCAAGACACCTTTGTAATCAAAGATCATCTCTCACTGGAGCTGGATATTGACGGAGCCGAACTGGAGGTGCGCTCGCATGCCTCAGTCAATCAATGTCAGGTCTATATCGAATACTCGAAAGAAAACTGTGATGTGGATGTGCAGTTTAACCCGGAACGCGGCACCTTGCACGTATCGACAGACAGCGATTTCTGGAAAATGAAAAACAATAAAGGCAAAGCACCCAGCGTCAAAATTGACATACCAACCGGCGTTAAAGTGGAAATCGATGCCAATATCAAGGCCGGAGAGATAGAGTTTAAATTCGGTGAAATTCATTTAACCGGGTTTGAATTGAGAAACTGGGCCGGAGAAACCGCCATCGAGTTTTCCAAACCCAACCGTGAGCTCATGAAAAGCTTTGACGTCAATTGCAAAGTCGGTGAAGTCAATCTTTTAAATCTGGGCAATGCCCGATTTGAAGAAGCAGAGATCAACAGCGGGATCGGGGAGCTGAACGTGGATTTTAGCGGCGATTTGTTGGAAAAAGTGATGGCCCGGATTGATCTGGACCTCGGTGAAACTCATATCACAGTACCGGAAGAACCGGGTGCGAAATTGCGCGTATCCAAAACATTTATTGTGGCGGAAATCAATATCGACGACTGGTTTAATAAAGAGGGTCAGTATTACTATTCAAAAAATTATCGAACAGCGGAAAAATCCCTGTACCTGATCATCACCACCGGTCTCGGTGAATTATCGATAGACAGCATCTGA
- a CDS encoding peptidase C1, which translates to MMRFVFLLMLFAAVLIAREPDTARYETRVNFWGEEKEILTFDVKEFPHVRDPEAYDPEFHVPPVRQDTTGTCWCFSAISFLESELERLGRGKVELSRMYIVYWEYVEKVREYFRTHGESLVAEGSQHNAVIERIKQYGTVREQDYSGLVGVQTVYDHADLIDEISDYLDYVKRNALWNEDQGVANVRMILNRHLGVPPQTINVDDREVTPKEYASEILQIPLNDYVALISFKYAPFWEMAEYRVPDNYWHSKDYYNVPLDVFYNSLKAAIRNGYTAAIAGDVSEPGKYGWHDIAVVPSFDIPSAFIDQSARELRFYNESSTDDHGVHLIGYKRYQGEDWFLIKDSASSAWRGEFNGYHFFHGDYIKLKILAYMVHRDAVQDVLAEFES; encoded by the coding sequence ATGATGAGATTTGTTTTTTTGCTGATGCTTTTCGCTGCTGTTCTGATTGCCCGGGAGCCGGATACGGCACGCTATGAGACCCGAGTGAATTTTTGGGGTGAAGAAAAAGAAATACTCACCTTTGATGTCAAAGAGTTTCCACATGTGCGTGATCCAGAGGCTTATGATCCGGAATTTCATGTCCCGCCGGTTCGGCAGGATACCACGGGCACCTGCTGGTGTTTTTCCGCTATTTCTTTTCTGGAATCCGAACTGGAGCGCCTGGGACGCGGTAAAGTGGAATTGTCCCGTATGTATATCGTGTATTGGGAATATGTGGAAAAAGTGCGTGAATATTTCCGAACGCATGGGGAATCGCTGGTGGCGGAAGGCTCGCAGCACAATGCGGTCATCGAACGCATCAAACAATACGGAACGGTGCGGGAACAGGATTACAGCGGATTGGTCGGAGTGCAGACGGTCTATGATCATGCCGATCTGATTGATGAGATCAGTGATTATCTGGATTATGTGAAACGGAATGCGCTCTGGAACGAAGACCAGGGTGTTGCCAATGTGCGCATGATCCTGAATCGTCATTTGGGTGTGCCGCCGCAAACCATTAACGTGGACGACCGTGAGGTAACACCGAAAGAATATGCGAGCGAGATTTTGCAAATACCGCTGAATGACTATGTGGCTCTGATTTCGTTCAAATACGCTCCGTTCTGGGAGATGGCCGAATATCGGGTGCCTGACAATTATTGGCACAGCAAAGACTATTACAATGTCCCTCTAGATGTGTTTTACAACAGTTTGAAAGCAGCGATTCGAAACGGATATACGGCGGCCATCGCCGGAGATGTTTCGGAACCGGGCAAATACGGCTGGCATGATATCGCGGTTGTCCCGAGTTTTGATATTCCATCGGCGTTTATCGATCAGAGCGCCCGGGAATTGCGCTTTTACAATGAATCCAGCACAGATGATCATGGTGTGCATCTGATCGGTTACAAACGATACCAGGGAGAAGACTGGTTTCTGATCAAAGACTCGGCTTCCAGTGCCTGGCGTGGAGAGTTTAACGGTTACCATTTTTTTCACGGCGATTATATAAAACTAAAAATACTCGCTTATATGGTTCACAGAGACGCTGTTCAAGACGTGTTGGCAGAGTTTGAATCATGA
- a CDS encoding MerR family transcriptional regulator, translating into MQNNIYTRQEIMNKTGVTPEQLKAWQSFKLLQPVGYTDDKQPVYSHRLLEQIEKIKGLLDMGYELSDIQKIIRKIGLPQAEQKPAVPADASFLTVGTLAQRVDASPRTLKYWETIGIIEPDMRSEGGFRLYSEHWVYLCQLIKDLQLFGYSLEEIKEISDYFRELAVRMQGHLEAISKSTAAAQIQAWQHEIDALFEKIEQYKQGIQRWEELLKRKRKEINQLQSQNQKRPDSKGASHA; encoded by the coding sequence TTGCAGAACAATATATACACCCGGCAGGAAATCATGAACAAGACCGGGGTGACACCCGAACAACTAAAGGCGTGGCAGTCCTTTAAATTGCTGCAGCCGGTCGGATATACGGATGACAAACAGCCGGTTTATTCTCACCGTTTACTGGAACAGATCGAAAAAATCAAAGGTCTGTTGGATATGGGCTATGAGTTGTCTGATATTCAGAAAATTATACGCAAAATCGGCTTGCCGCAGGCAGAACAGAAACCGGCGGTACCTGCAGATGCGTCATTTCTAACCGTTGGAACCCTGGCGCAACGCGTGGATGCGAGTCCGCGTACCCTGAAATACTGGGAAACCATCGGTATTATTGAACCGGATATGCGCAGTGAGGGCGGTTTCCGCCTGTACAGTGAACACTGGGTGTATCTATGTCAATTGATCAAAGATCTGCAGTTATTCGGCTATTCACTCGAAGAGATCAAAGAAATATCCGATTATTTCCGTGAATTAGCGGTACGCATGCAGGGCCATCTTGAGGCTATCAGCAAATCCACCGCTGCCGCACAAATCCAGGCCTGGCAGCATGAGATCGACGCCCTGTTTGAAAAGATAGAACAGTACAAACAGGGCATCCAGCGCTGGGAAGAATTATTAAAGCGCAAACGCAAAGAAATCAATCAACTGCAATCCCAGAACCAGAAACGACCGGATTCGAAAGGAGCTTCACATGCGTAG
- a CDS encoding DUF6051 family protein produces MRRLMPTGYKIPFFVMQRPSSSMHPHSEEFDYLRRTFDRSNSEQTLKNGSKILHIPFDSEHKSTPAAGHRLDNRDHVFQALLRYYLSQNQYSNKYIFNTLQAPDTQVDENRHFHFSLFTPDAEPARDIIILLHGLNEKSWDKYLPWARSLVALTGKSVLLFPTAFHMDRTPKAWSDPRLMSRVAKERRELFPDASEISFANAAISHRLQFAPERFLLSGLQTFHDIQKLTKKIRAGKYPQISSDASIDFFAYSIGAMLGQVLLMSDPKKLFSDSRLFMFAGGASLNLMNPVSRAIMDRNAFASINEFYGKLLDQENSASLFDTQIDAFKYFKSLLHDERMQVAVRRNRFKQIGKRIMAVPLKHDKVIPPQHVRTTGQGRHGKSLWICKTLDAPFPYSHEDPFPLSREQSLVNAQFNKVMYLAADHLGKS; encoded by the coding sequence ATGCGTAGACTGATGCCCACTGGATACAAAATCCCTTTTTTCGTGATGCAGCGTCCCTCATCGTCAATGCATCCGCATTCAGAAGAATTTGATTATTTACGACGCACCTTTGACCGATCAAACTCGGAACAAACGTTAAAAAACGGCAGCAAAATTTTGCATATTCCATTTGATTCTGAACATAAATCAACTCCCGCGGCCGGACACCGGCTGGACAACCGGGATCATGTTTTTCAGGCGCTGCTTCGCTATTACCTGTCGCAAAATCAGTATTCGAACAAGTATATTTTCAACACCCTGCAGGCCCCGGACACTCAAGTGGACGAGAACCGGCATTTTCATTTCAGTTTATTCACACCGGATGCGGAGCCGGCCCGTGATATAATTATCCTGCTGCATGGTTTGAACGAGAAATCCTGGGACAAATACCTGCCCTGGGCGCGGTCTCTGGTCGCACTGACCGGCAAAAGCGTGCTGCTGTTCCCCACCGCCTTTCACATGGACCGCACCCCCAAAGCCTGGAGCGATCCGCGTTTGATGTCCCGGGTCGCCAAAGAACGCCGGGAGCTGTTCCCGGACGCCTCCGAGATCTCGTTTGCCAACGCCGCCATCAGTCACCGTCTACAGTTTGCGCCGGAACGCTTTCTGCTCTCCGGGCTGCAAACATTCCACGACATTCAGAAGCTGACGAAAAAAATCCGGGCGGGAAAATACCCGCAGATTTCCTCTGACGCCAGCATTGATTTCTTTGCCTATTCCATCGGCGCCATGCTGGGGCAGGTTTTATTGATGAGCGATCCGAAAAAGTTATTTTCTGACAGCCGCCTGTTCATGTTTGCCGGCGGCGCTTCTCTCAATCTGATGAATCCGGTGTCCCGAGCCATCATGGACCGCAACGCATTCGCGTCCATCAATGAATTTTACGGAAAATTACTTGACCAGGAGAACAGCGCCAGCCTGTTTGATACGCAAATTGATGCATTCAAATATTTCAAAAGCCTGCTGCACGACGAACGCATGCAAGTTGCCGTGCGCCGCAACCGCTTTAAACAGATCGGCAAACGCATCATGGCCGTTCCGCTAAAACATGACAAAGTGATCCCGCCGCAGCATGTGCGGACAACCGGACAGGGCAGGCACGGCAAATCCTTATGGATATGCAAAACCCTGGACGCGCCGTTCCCTTACAGTCATGAAGACCCGTTTCCGCTGTCCCGGGAACAAAGTCTGGTGAATGCGCAATTCAACAAGGTCATGTATCTGGCTGCGGATCATTTGGGCAAATCGTAA
- a CDS encoding helix-turn-helix domain-containing protein yields MPKQLFYMTVDFLDILLFVLFFQLLSFVPFLSIEYKKRNHANLFLALFLGAKALCISNMLAFRHYDFFFQHFPHLFIFGSSFTILWGPLLYLYTRALVFKEHRMRKTDALHFVPFLLHFTYLNPDLTFEHLSEMTHIPLRSLSEVLNRTLNQNFYEFINSYRIQEAISMFSDPSARHSTILETLYSVGFNSKSSFNHFFKKSTGMTPSQYRRLSKA; encoded by the coding sequence ATGCCAAAACAATTATTTTATATGACAGTTGATTTTCTGGACATATTGCTGTTCGTGCTGTTTTTTCAGTTGTTATCGTTTGTTCCGTTTTTATCCATCGAGTATAAAAAGCGCAACCATGCGAATCTGTTTCTGGCCCTGTTCCTCGGCGCCAAAGCGCTGTGCATCAGCAACATGCTGGCGTTTCGTCATTATGATTTCTTTTTCCAGCATTTCCCGCACTTGTTCATTTTCGGCAGTTCCTTTACTATATTATGGGGGCCGCTCTTGTATCTTTACACGCGCGCTTTGGTATTCAAAGAACACAGGATGAGAAAAACGGATGCTCTGCATTTTGTTCCGTTTCTGCTGCACTTTACCTATTTGAATCCAGATCTGACATTTGAACATCTGTCCGAGATGACACATATCCCGCTGCGTTCATTATCCGAGGTATTGAACCGCACCCTGAACCAGAACTTTTACGAATTTATCAACAGCTACCGAATTCAGGAGGCCATCAGCATGTTCTCCGACCCATCCGCCCGGCACAGCACTATTCTCGAGACGCTGTATTCGGTTGGATTCAACAGCAAATCATCATTCAATCATTTTTTTAAAAAATCCACAGGCATGACCCCTTCCCAGTACCGCCGCCTCTCCAAAGCATAA
- a CDS encoding PQQ-binding-like beta-propeller repeat protein — protein sequence MKTIHILIAVIVTALFLTPVAETGIQAADGNTSAFTWTFKTAKGINASPTLVDSTLYIGGLDQNFYALDAGTGKVKWQYQTKIRYPIRCGSMRRLGLCRKRQSIIRIQPLRRPEMGIPSGSNRSQ from the coding sequence ATGAAAACAATACATATCCTGATTGCAGTAATTGTAACCGCGTTATTTTTAACTCCTGTCGCGGAAACCGGTATTCAGGCAGCCGACGGCAACACCTCGGCTTTTACTTGGACATTCAAAACCGCAAAAGGTATCAACGCCTCGCCCACGCTTGTTGACAGCACCCTGTACATCGGCGGTCTGGACCAGAATTTTTATGCGCTGGACGCAGGCACCGGCAAGGTAAAATGGCAGTATCAAACCAAGATCCGGTATCCGATCCGATGCGGCAGTATGCGGCGACTGGGTCTGTGTCGAAAGCGGCAATCAATTATACGCATTCAGCCGCTACGGCGACCTGAAATGGGAATTCCCTCTGGCTCCAACCGCAGCCAATAA
- a CDS encoding PQQ-binding-like beta-propeller repeat protein — protein sequence MNAVFTGGRGSALYSFRTTDGSKQWKFSSPTKQWIVGGPVLDDDVLYMGTSDQHLVRAFDAATGTVLWETGVDQNIFAAPVYDDSCVYVVTGAAYADGGGSVYALDKRTGEKLAKLRLPDKVFSSPELQDGILYFGCSDTYIYAIQVDVLRNLPEFKPDPDANINLGDLDIGGTVDTSGWTLYNSGALSDSIQISLRGFYRNPTSDTSVVMLTPSCFRIQAQDSQKIDIQINTEKLEPGSYLYFITFTPQIGAQFVKNISFRVNDPSAVEDENPATADQFALHQNYPNPFNPSTVIRFTLAQTAHASLKVYNTLGQQVDKLINRTLDAGLHKVNWTPHDLCDGVYFYSLMVSDPNDESRIVKQDMKKMIYIK from the coding sequence ATCAATGCCGTCTTTACAGGCGGACGCGGTAGTGCGTTATATTCATTCCGCACCACTGACGGTTCCAAACAATGGAAATTCAGCAGTCCGACAAAACAATGGATTGTGGGCGGTCCTGTACTGGATGACGATGTTCTGTATATGGGTACCTCGGATCAGCACCTCGTGCGTGCGTTTGACGCTGCCACCGGGACAGTGCTTTGGGAGACCGGAGTGGATCAAAACATATTTGCCGCACCGGTGTACGATGATTCCTGCGTCTATGTGGTCACAGGAGCTGCATACGCCGACGGCGGCGGTTCTGTCTATGCACTTGACAAACGAACCGGTGAAAAACTGGCCAAACTGCGCCTGCCGGACAAGGTCTTTTCCTCCCCTGAACTACAAGACGGCATCTTGTATTTCGGATGCAGCGACACCTATATCTATGCCATTCAAGTCGATGTTTTGCGCAATCTCCCTGAATTCAAACCGGACCCGGATGCCAATATAAATCTGGGCGACCTGGACATAGGTGGAACCGTTGACACATCAGGCTGGACGCTGTACAACAGCGGCGCGTTGTCTGATTCGATACAAATTTCCCTGCGTGGATTTTACCGGAATCCGACCTCTGATACAAGCGTTGTCATGCTGACGCCTTCCTGCTTTCGGATTCAGGCGCAGGATTCACAAAAAATCGACATACAAATCAATACGGAAAAGCTTGAGCCCGGCAGTTATTTGTATTTTATTACATTTACGCCACAGATCGGCGCTCAGTTTGTAAAAAATATCAGCTTTCGGGTGAATGATCCCAGTGCCGTTGAGGATGAAAATCCGGCCACAGCAGATCAATTCGCGTTGCATCAGAATTATCCGAATCCTTTTAATCCATCTACAGTGATCCGATTCACCCTAGCACAAACAGCCCATGCCTCGTTAAAAGTTTACAATACATTGGGACAACAGGTGGACAAACTGATCAACCGAACGCTGGATGCCGGTTTGCATAAAGTCAACTGGACACCCCATGATCTCTGCGACGGTGTGTATTTTTATTCGCTAATGGTGAGCGACCCGAATGACGAATCCAGAATCGTTAAACAGGACATGAAAAAAATGATCTATATCAAATAG